From one Anguilla rostrata isolate EN2019 chromosome 12, ASM1855537v3, whole genome shotgun sequence genomic stretch:
- the LOC135237025 gene encoding von Willebrand factor A domain-containing protein 5A-like isoform X2 — MDNNSGLRTLNNDPVPLKSVSVEVEVQGHVASVSSCLQYENQESGPVEVVFIFPMDSSAAVCRFRARIGSTEVEAQVREKTQAREQYDDALSSGQQAFLLEESEESEDVFRLSVGSLPPGETASVTLTYVTELAVQADKALRFCLPTVLNPRYTPAGCKSITTEAAGALSGDLPYTLSLGVHVYSPSQIKSIESNCPLTPVELLSQDSTEAQVRLLPGYRFDRDVELLLYYVQPHLPTAILEAGQPTAKPGDLMGDTVALLSFYPDSKAVTSPSKASSKEFIFLVDCSGSMSVMGRIDTARDSLLLLLKSLPIGCRFNIYGFGSTHESFFHESVEYSQKMVNSALKKVKSMEANLGGTEILGPLKEIYSKPCLPSHPRQLFIFTDGEVGNTKAVTDLVKMNAGSHRCFSFGIGEGASAALVNGMAKEGSGHAQFITGTDRLQAKVMQSLQFSMQPEVSDISVQWDVPPGVAVTPLSPPPTVLFHGQRLLVYAQFTGQSHSSMDGSVTLHYKLGEESLKNKLTFNMKSEKDSSLLLHRLGARAAIEALEGEVREGGDESITEKVVALSTQSGVSSSHTAFIAVHAENKQPIEGPLLHRTVPRAMLEDRSRHFCGALYSGTPPQSLVKACDLVPRNEHIYHLPVTGKESGKPKLGASLRQIWGRFRRENRKPQLDRSCSRRPVQRKATQIDRGEPFERPDTDLYRRASRKIDGALSRRDQDDWPGDLLRLIDLQNADGSWELDQSLVSILGKNKEEVAKTSPVESGSSSVWATVLAVLWLHGHMARFKDEWLLVAQKAVSWIKTQIGADMSRFVSSGNSLLGLQVEPKALGQ, encoded by the exons ATGGACAACAACAGTGGACTTCGCACTTTGAACAATGACCCAG TTCCTCTGAAGTCAGTATCAGTGGAGGTGGAGGTCCAGGGTCACGTCGCATCGGTCAGCTCCTGTCTCCAGTATGAGAACCAGGAGTCCGGGCCCGTGGAGGTCGTCTTCATCTTTCCCATGGACAGCAGCGCCGCCGTCTGCCGCTTCCGGGCCCGCATCGGCAGCACCGAGGTCGAGGCCCAGGTCCGAGAGAAAACGCAG GCACGGGAGCAGTATGACGATGCGCTGAGCTCGGGGCAGCAGGCCTtcctgctggaggagagcgaggagagcGAGGACGTTTTTCGGCTGAGCGTGGGGAGCCTGCCCCCGGGAGAGACGGCCTCGGTGACCCTGACCTACGTGACCGAGCTGGCGGTGCAGGCCGATAAGGCACTGAGATTCTGCCTGCCCACCGTCCTCAACCCCCGCTACACCCCTGCAG GCTGTAAGAGCATCACCACAGAGGCTGCCGGGGCCCTGTCAGGGGACTTGCCCTACACCCTGTCTCTTGGTGTCCATGTCTACTCCCCCAGCCAAATCAAGAGCATCGAGTCCAACTGCCCTCTCACCCCAGTGGAGCTCCTGTCCCAGGATAGCACCGAGGCCCAg gTCAGGCTGTTGCCTGGGTATCGTTTTGACAGGGATGTGGAACTCCTGTTGTACTATGTCCAGCCTCACCTACCCACCGCCATATTGGAGGCGGGGCAGCCAACTGCCAAACCAG gTGACCTGATGGGGGACACCGTGGCCTTGCTCAGCTTTTACCCAGACAGCAAGGCAGTGACGTCACCCTCCAAGGCCTCCAGCAAAGAGTTCATATTCCTGGTCGACTGTTCAGGCAGCATGAGTGTCATGGGGCGCATTGACACTGCCAGG gactccctgctgctgctgctgaagagCCTTCCCATAGGCTGCCGCTTCAACATCTACGGCTTTGGCTCCACCCACGAGTCTTTCTTTCA TGAGAGTGTGGAGTACAGTCAGAAAATGGTGAACTCCGCTCTAAAGAAAGTGAAGTCAATGGAGGCCAATCTTGGAGGTACAGAGATCCTTGGACCCCTAAAGGAGATCTACAGCAAGCCCTGCCTCCCCTCACACCCACGCCAG CTGTTTATATTCACAGATGGAGAAGTAGGTAACACCAAAGCAGTGACTGATCTGGTGAAAATGAATGCTGGGTCTCACAG gtGTTTTTCCTTTGGCATTGGGGAAGGGGCCAGCGCTGCGCTTGTGAATGGCATGGCTAAGGAGGGGTCGGGCCACGCCCAGTTCATCACTGGAACTGACAGACTACAGGCCaag gtgatgCAGTCCCTTCAATTTTCCATGCAGCCAGAAGTGAGCGACATCTCAGTGCAGTGGGATGTTCCACCGGGGGTCGCTGTTACCCCCTTGTCTCCTCCTCCCACTGTACTCTTCCATGGTCAGAGGCTCCTGGTGTACGCCCAGTTCACCGGGCAG AGTCACAGTAGTATGGACGGGTCTGTAACTCTTCATTATAAACTTGGAGAAGAATCTTTGAAGAACAAACTGACTTTCAATATGAAGTCTGAGAAGGACAGCAG CTTGCTACTTCACAGACTGGGGGCTCGTGCCGCCATAGAAGCCCTGGAAGGGGAGGTGAGAGAAGGCGGAGATGAGAGCATCACAGAGAAAGTGGTGGCACTCAGCACCCAATCAGGGGTTAGCTCCTCCCACACAGCCTTCATTGCTGTCCACGCTGAGAACAAGCAGCCAATCGAGGGCCCGCTCCTTCACAGAACCGTACCAAGAGCCATGCTTGAAG ATCGAAGTAGGCATTTCTGCGGAGCCTTATACTCAGG cacCCCTCCTCAGAGTTTGGTAAAGGCTTGTGACCTTGTTCCcagaaatgaacacatttaccatttaccagtcACCGGGAAAGAATCAGGCAAGCCAAAACTTGGGGCCTCCCTACGCCAAATTTGGGGCAGATTCCGACGAGAGAATCGAAAGCCACAGTTAGACAGGAGTTGCAGTCGGCGGCCAGTCCAG CGAAAGGCGACGCAGATCGACCGCGGCGAGCCGTTTGAAAGGCCGG ATACAGATTTGTACAGAAGGGCTTCCAGGAAAATAGACG GTGCATTGTCAAGGCGTGACCAAGATGATTGGCCCGGAGACCTGTTGAGACTAATAGACCTACAGAATGCTGATGGTTCCTGGGAGCTTGACCAATCACTGGTCTCCATCCTGGGGAAAAATAAAGAGGAGGTGGCCAAAACCTCACCGGTAGAG TCTGGGTCCTCTTCTGTTTGGGCCACGGTTCTGGCGGTGCTGTGGCTGCACGGGCACATGGCCCGTTTTAAGGATGAGTGGCTGCTTGTTGCCCAGAAGGCTGTGTCCTGGATCAAAACTCAGATAG GGGCCGACATGTCCCGGTTCGTGTCATCGGGGAACTCCCTCCTCGGCCTGCAGGTGGAGCCAAAGGCCCTGGGGCAGTAA
- the LOC135237025 gene encoding von Willebrand factor A domain-containing protein 5A-like isoform X1, giving the protein MDNNSGLRTLNNDPVPLKSVSVEVEVQGHVASVSSCLQYENQESGPVEVVFIFPMDSSAAVCRFRARIGSTEVEAQVREKTQAREQYDDALSSGQQAFLLEESEESEDVFRLSVGSLPPGETASVTLTYVTELAVQADKALRFCLPTVLNPRYTPAGCKSITTEAAGALSGDLPYTLSLGVHVYSPSQIKSIESNCPLTPVELLSQDSTEAQVRLLPGYRFDRDVELLLYYVQPHLPTAILEAGQPTAKPGDLMGDTVALLSFYPDSKAVTSPSKASSKEFIFLVDCSGSMSVMGRIDTARDSLLLLLKSLPIGCRFNIYGFGSTHESFFHESVEYSQKMVNSALKKVKSMEANLGGTEILGPLKEIYSKPCLPSHPRQLFIFTDGEVGNTKAVTDLVKMNAGSHRCFSFGIGEGASAALVNGMAKEGSGHAQFITGTDRLQAKVMQSLQFSMQPEVSDISVQWDVPPGVAVTPLSPPPTVLFHGQRLLVYAQFTGQSHSSMDGSVTLHYKLGEESLKNKLTFNMKSEKDSSLLLHRLGARAAIEALEGEVREGGDESITEKVVALSTQSGVSSSHTAFIAVHAENKQPIEGPLLHRTVPRAMLEDRSRHFCGALYSGTPPQSLVKACDLVPRNEHIYHLPVTGKESGKPKLGASLRQIWGRFRRENRKPQLDRSCSRRPVQRKATQIDRGEPFERPDTDLYRRASRKIDGAVPSLDGKMASVCVAGALSRRDQDDWPGDLLRLIDLQNADGSWELDQSLVSILGKNKEEVAKTSPVESGSSSVWATVLAVLWLHGHMARFKDEWLLVAQKAVSWIKTQIGADMSRFVSSGNSLLGLQVEPKALGQ; this is encoded by the exons ATGGACAACAACAGTGGACTTCGCACTTTGAACAATGACCCAG TTCCTCTGAAGTCAGTATCAGTGGAGGTGGAGGTCCAGGGTCACGTCGCATCGGTCAGCTCCTGTCTCCAGTATGAGAACCAGGAGTCCGGGCCCGTGGAGGTCGTCTTCATCTTTCCCATGGACAGCAGCGCCGCCGTCTGCCGCTTCCGGGCCCGCATCGGCAGCACCGAGGTCGAGGCCCAGGTCCGAGAGAAAACGCAG GCACGGGAGCAGTATGACGATGCGCTGAGCTCGGGGCAGCAGGCCTtcctgctggaggagagcgaggagagcGAGGACGTTTTTCGGCTGAGCGTGGGGAGCCTGCCCCCGGGAGAGACGGCCTCGGTGACCCTGACCTACGTGACCGAGCTGGCGGTGCAGGCCGATAAGGCACTGAGATTCTGCCTGCCCACCGTCCTCAACCCCCGCTACACCCCTGCAG GCTGTAAGAGCATCACCACAGAGGCTGCCGGGGCCCTGTCAGGGGACTTGCCCTACACCCTGTCTCTTGGTGTCCATGTCTACTCCCCCAGCCAAATCAAGAGCATCGAGTCCAACTGCCCTCTCACCCCAGTGGAGCTCCTGTCCCAGGATAGCACCGAGGCCCAg gTCAGGCTGTTGCCTGGGTATCGTTTTGACAGGGATGTGGAACTCCTGTTGTACTATGTCCAGCCTCACCTACCCACCGCCATATTGGAGGCGGGGCAGCCAACTGCCAAACCAG gTGACCTGATGGGGGACACCGTGGCCTTGCTCAGCTTTTACCCAGACAGCAAGGCAGTGACGTCACCCTCCAAGGCCTCCAGCAAAGAGTTCATATTCCTGGTCGACTGTTCAGGCAGCATGAGTGTCATGGGGCGCATTGACACTGCCAGG gactccctgctgctgctgctgaagagCCTTCCCATAGGCTGCCGCTTCAACATCTACGGCTTTGGCTCCACCCACGAGTCTTTCTTTCA TGAGAGTGTGGAGTACAGTCAGAAAATGGTGAACTCCGCTCTAAAGAAAGTGAAGTCAATGGAGGCCAATCTTGGAGGTACAGAGATCCTTGGACCCCTAAAGGAGATCTACAGCAAGCCCTGCCTCCCCTCACACCCACGCCAG CTGTTTATATTCACAGATGGAGAAGTAGGTAACACCAAAGCAGTGACTGATCTGGTGAAAATGAATGCTGGGTCTCACAG gtGTTTTTCCTTTGGCATTGGGGAAGGGGCCAGCGCTGCGCTTGTGAATGGCATGGCTAAGGAGGGGTCGGGCCACGCCCAGTTCATCACTGGAACTGACAGACTACAGGCCaag gtgatgCAGTCCCTTCAATTTTCCATGCAGCCAGAAGTGAGCGACATCTCAGTGCAGTGGGATGTTCCACCGGGGGTCGCTGTTACCCCCTTGTCTCCTCCTCCCACTGTACTCTTCCATGGTCAGAGGCTCCTGGTGTACGCCCAGTTCACCGGGCAG AGTCACAGTAGTATGGACGGGTCTGTAACTCTTCATTATAAACTTGGAGAAGAATCTTTGAAGAACAAACTGACTTTCAATATGAAGTCTGAGAAGGACAGCAG CTTGCTACTTCACAGACTGGGGGCTCGTGCCGCCATAGAAGCCCTGGAAGGGGAGGTGAGAGAAGGCGGAGATGAGAGCATCACAGAGAAAGTGGTGGCACTCAGCACCCAATCAGGGGTTAGCTCCTCCCACACAGCCTTCATTGCTGTCCACGCTGAGAACAAGCAGCCAATCGAGGGCCCGCTCCTTCACAGAACCGTACCAAGAGCCATGCTTGAAG ATCGAAGTAGGCATTTCTGCGGAGCCTTATACTCAGG cacCCCTCCTCAGAGTTTGGTAAAGGCTTGTGACCTTGTTCCcagaaatgaacacatttaccatttaccagtcACCGGGAAAGAATCAGGCAAGCCAAAACTTGGGGCCTCCCTACGCCAAATTTGGGGCAGATTCCGACGAGAGAATCGAAAGCCACAGTTAGACAGGAGTTGCAGTCGGCGGCCAGTCCAG CGAAAGGCGACGCAGATCGACCGCGGCGAGCCGTTTGAAAGGCCGG ATACAGATTTGTACAGAAGGGCTTCCAGGAAAATAGACG GTGCTGTCCCCTCATTGGATGGGAAAATGGCATCTGTCTGTGTCGCAGGTGCATTGTCAAGGCGTGACCAAGATGATTGGCCCGGAGACCTGTTGAGACTAATAGACCTACAGAATGCTGATGGTTCCTGGGAGCTTGACCAATCACTGGTCTCCATCCTGGGGAAAAATAAAGAGGAGGTGGCCAAAACCTCACCGGTAGAG TCTGGGTCCTCTTCTGTTTGGGCCACGGTTCTGGCGGTGCTGTGGCTGCACGGGCACATGGCCCGTTTTAAGGATGAGTGGCTGCTTGTTGCCCAGAAGGCTGTGTCCTGGATCAAAACTCAGATAG GGGCCGACATGTCCCGGTTCGTGTCATCGGGGAACTCCCTCCTCGGCCTGCAGGTGGAGCCAAAGGCCCTGGGGCAGTAA